From the Musa acuminata AAA Group cultivar baxijiao chromosome BXJ1-2, Cavendish_Baxijiao_AAA, whole genome shotgun sequence genome, one window contains:
- the LOC135611075 gene encoding uncharacterized protein LOC135611075 — protein sequence MSSPPPYLPPVEASADRKRRRDEMVEIEEEGESPEISSPEAKRLLLDILDDDADAGDQDLASVMKSLEEEIALPSPPPQPQLLPLAAVDQPDLGFLFEASDDELGLPPQADERCEAPEPEVAGFGQIWGFDDGDLCGYEGFEFGIRPEERAEADDVVVFDGGLFDYADVVPCGPSDFADLSWRPETLPAV from the coding sequence ATGTCTTCTCCACCCCCATACCTTCCTCCTGTAGAGGCCTCCGCCGATCGGAAAAGACGCCGCGACGAGATGGTGGAGATAGAGGAGGAGGGGGAGTCGCCGGAGATCTCCTCGCCCGAGGCCAAGCGCCTCCTCCTCGACATCCTTGACGATGACGCCGATGCCGGAGACCAGGACCTCGCCTCCGTCATGAAGAGCCTCGAGGAGGAGATCGCCCTCCCCTCGCCGCCTCCGCAACCGCAGCTGCTCCCTCTGGCCGCGGTGGACCAGCCCGACCTAGGGTTCCTCTTCGAGGCCTCCGACGACGAGCTCGGCCTGCCGCCCCAGGCCGACGAGCGCTGCGAGGCACCCGAGCCGGAGGTCGCCGGGTTTGGCCAGATCTGGGGGTTCGACGACGGCGACCTGTGCGGATACGAAGGGTTCGAGTTCGGGATCCGGCCGGAGGAGCGGGCGGAGGCGGACGACGTGGTGGTGTTCGACGGCGGGCTGTTTGATTACGCCGACGTGGTGCCCTGCGGGCCTTCCGATTTCGCGGATCTATCGTGGCGGCCGGAGACGCTCCCGGCCGTCTGA
- the LOC135611082 gene encoding heavy metal-associated isoprenylated plant protein 37-like: MVKGEDFKLLKIQTHVLKVNIHCDGCKHKVTKLLHRIEGVFSVSIDIEEQKVTVSGNVDSETLIRKLVRAGKRAELWSQKLTPIQKSIHKKKPPPPPPKQVANPMKEANTKIEGRGKQGLLRGLKAFKHQHNKLPSSSSDEEDYDDDDDDIDDDEEEDDDDLQILDHKMMQISLTRQANNAPASARPTNGSSGWKSREAEHTVSSGSQPKGVNAAANDKKVASGNPEAGKGQRMTQANNVMMGLVGSNGGLPRNAGGAQYQSALLVNKQGYPNHPPSMANNSRGHSMAMHDGRCVQPQMMHLRSPQIASYTGYYNYCPSPRYLSSQVDNGFCATHLFSDENANACIIM, from the exons ATGGTCAAGGGCGAAGACTTCAAGCTCCTCAAGATCCAG ACCCACGTCCTGAAGGTGAACATACATTGTGATGGCTGTAAGCACAAAGTTACGAAGCTCCTCCATAGAATTGAAG GGGTCTTCTCAGTCAGCATAGATATAGAAGAACAGAAGGTCACAGTTTCTGGGAATGTGGACTCTGAAACCCTCATCAGGAAGCTGGTCAGAGCAGGTAAGCGTGCGGAGCTTTGGTCTCAAAAGCTTACCCCGATTCAGAAGTCCATCCATAAAAaaaaaccaccaccaccaccaccgaagcaagttgccaaTCCCATGAAGGAAGCCAACACGAAGATCGAAGGGCGAGGCAAACAAGGCCTCCTGCGAGGCCTCAAAGCCTTCAAACACCAGCACAACAAGCTTCCCTCGTCCAGCTCCGACGAGGAagactatgatgatgatgatgatgatattgatgacgacgaagaagaagacgacgatgATCTGCAAATCCTCGATCATAAGATGATGCAAATCAGTTTAACGAGGCAGGCAAACAATGCACCAGCCAGCGCGAGGCCAACAAATGGCAGCAGCGGATGGAAGAGCAGAGAGGCAGAGCACACCGTCTCAAGTGGGTCACAGCCAAAAGGCGTCAATGCTGCAGCCAACGACAAGAAGGTGGCGAGTGGCAATCCTGAGGCAGGGAAGGGACAAAGGATGACGCAGGCGAATAATGTGATGATGGGTCTCGTTGGGAGCAATGGAGGCTTGCCACGAAATGCTGGTGGGGCACAATACCAGTCGGCATTGCTGGTGAACAAGCAGGGGTACCCGAACCATCCACCATCCATGGCGAACAACTCGAGAGGGCACAGCATGGCGATGCACGACGGCAGATGCGTGCAGCCTCAGATGATGCACCTCAGGTCCCCTCAGATCGCCTCCTACACTGGCTACTACAACTACTGCCCGAGCCCTCGCTATCTCAGCAGTCAAGTAGACAACGGCTTCTGTGCCACTCATCTTTTCAGTGATGAGAacgctaatgcttgtattatcatGTAG